GAACAGGACACGAGATAGCAAAAAAGCTTCCTAAAGAAAACCTTGTAATAGTAGATAACGACATCAATAAGATAACTATAGCGAGAGAGCTTGGCTTAATCGCAATCCATGGAGACTCCACTGAAGAAGAAGTGCTTGAAATGGCCGGTGTAAACAAAGCTAAAACCCTTATAGCGTGTACTGATAAGGATTCCTCAAACGCCTTTACTATTATAATAGCTAAAGATCTAAACCCTAAAATCCATACCATAGCCGTCTTAAGAAATCCCTCTGGGAAAAGCAAGCTGAAAAGAGCTGGAGTAGATTTAATACTTTCACCATATGAAGATATAGCGAGAAAGGTGAGCATTGCCATACAAAACCCTGAACTAGCAGACTTTATAGAAATAGCAAGCAAAAAGGAAAGCTTAATTATTAGAAAGATAGAGTTACTGAAAACCCCGCTTATAGGAAAGAGCCTTGAAGAAATAGACCTGAGAAAGAAAACAGGCTGTACCGTAATAGCCATAGAAAGAAACGGAGATATCTTCTTGCCAAACCCTAAAACCTCTCTTAAAGAGGGAGATATAATTTACATTATTGGAAGCGAGGGAGAGCTCTGCAACCTTAGAGAAATACTTTCTGATTCTTTATAAACCCTTGCTTAATCTATCCAACCTATCCCTTAGTTCCCTATAAGATATATCTATCTCTCCGGCCTTATTCCATAGATTTCTGAGATGAGTATCATAAAATATCCTCCATTTCTCATCAAGCCTTTTAAAGCTATCAGCGAGTGCTTCTAGTTCCTCTTTTATTTTCTCCGCCCTTTCTGAAAGTCTTCTTGCTTGAACACCCGCCTTTATTAGTTCAACTTTATGCGATAGTGTCAGAGGAGAAACAACATGAACTCCCTTTTTTATAAATTCCCTAAGAAGATCAAAGGCCTCATTAATCAAGAACCAATATATTGACTCCGAAGGAATATAAACAAAAGCATAAGGAGCCGTTCCAAACTCCGGATTAATATAGTCTTTTTCTATCTTACTTAAATGCATTTTAACATCGTTCAAGAACCTTCTCTTATATTCCTCTTTATCCCTTAGATCAGTTACTTCCTTCATCCTGATATAATTATCAAGTGGGAATTTTGAGTCAATGCATATGATTCCCTCAGTAGATTTAATATAGGCATCCGGTATTTTACCAGCAAAAATCCTTTCTCTTATTCCAAACATATCTGGTGGAAGCTGATCAGATAGAATCCCCTCTAAAGCGATCTCTCCTAGGGATCCCCTCTCCTGAGGAACTCGTAGAGCCCTTTCAAAAAACTTAGATATTTCCTGAAGCTGTTTTAAATGAACGCCTATTTCCCCTATAGCTCTTTCAAACCCCGTATCACGCCAAAGCCTATAAAAAGCCTTCTCAAGCTCAGCTACTTTATCTTCTTTTTTAATCATAAGAAAGACCGCTAACATAACGATTTGAAGTATAACTATCGATATTAAAATATACTCCTGCTTCGTCATTCTCCACTCCAAAAGCTCTCGTATATATAAGAAGCTTCTTTTTGCATTATTCTTCTATGCTCATCTATCTCTTCTAAGTTAAGTTTAAGAACCTCAAAGGTATCAGAACAAAGTTTCCCCTCTAAAACCATCTCTTCCATTATATTTAATGCTGAAATAGGATCCATCGATTCTCTGTAAGGGCGATCTTCGGTCAAAGCAGTATATATATCTGCAAAGATCATTATTATAGAACCCAAAGGAATGTTTTCCTTCTTAATATGAAAAGGATATCCACTACCATCAATTTTTTCATGATGTAGAGCTCCCCATGCATTTATTAGTTCAAATCCCTCTATGCTTTCTAAAATTCTATAAGTGTAAAAGGGGTGTTTTTTAATTAAATTATACTCCTCCTCTGTAAGTTTTCTTGGAACTTCAAGAATGCTCAAAGGAACAGCCAGTTTACCAATATCGTGAAGATAACCTGCAACCCTAATCAAATTTTTCTCCAATATAGAGAACTTATAAAGCTCAGCAAGTTTTTCTGCAACAGCAGCTACTCCTGCTGAATGCGTAGCTGTAAATCTACTTCTAAAGTCTATTATATGAGAAAAGAGCTTCGCAAGATCGTTTAAAGTTTTATCATCAAGAAATATAGATGAAACGCCAATGTAACTATAAATGGTATTATTTAGATGCTTTGACGAAAGATCAAACCAAAAATACTCTTTATAAGAAAGTTCCATAAAAGCATCCACAGCCTCTGGATGAAAAACCTTTCCCCGTAAATCTTTAATCCTTTCTCTTATACTTTTAGCCTGCTGAAGAACATCCCCATCAGAGTGAAATAAGGTATCAATTCTGTCAGCCAAGTGGATTATGTGACTTTCTAAAGGAATTCTATCACCTTCGCTTTCCTGATTTTGGCCATAATCCCAGCTGTGGTGATGAAACTTAACTATCCTAGCTATATGGTAGAAAGGTTCAAACAGCTTCAATAATTTAAAACCATTTTTAGCATGGTGATAAATTCCAGGACTATAAATTGACTCAAACTTCAAGGCCTCAAGCCTCTCCTTAACGGATAAGGCCCCTATGTCATGCAAAGCTCCCGCCAAAAATATTGCTTCTCTATCTTGATAGGGCAAACCCATAACCTTAGCTATCTCGTAAGCTGAGTAAGCGACCCTTATATGATGATTAAAGACAGCCGGGCTCACAAGATCAACAGCGGTAGAAAGGGGAAATATGACCTTAAAAATAGGCAATTTAATACCGCCCTTAGGAACAAGATACACCCTTTTAACGCCTCCTTCACATCTTAATATTTTAAAACTACTTTATTTCCTAAAAACAATATGCTTTCACTTTCATGACTCTTTAATAAACTGATCTTTACCTGCTCCACAAATTGGGCAAAACCAATCCTCTGGAAGATCCTCGAAAGGCGTTCCAGGTTTCACACCTGAATCTGGATCCCCTAAGCGGGGATCATAAACATAATTACAGATTAAGCATCTATATTTATTTACTTTCTTAATCTCCCTTTCGATATAGTGAGGAGCAGTTTTAGGAATACCGCCTCTTTTAACCTCATGATAATAGTCATAAGTCATTGGCTCTCCCTCTTTAATGATCTCTGCCTCCAATAGCTTTCCTATGAAAAGAATATGACTCCCCATATCAATTTCCTTTTCAACACAAACTTCTACAAATGCTAAAGAGTTTTCTAACACTATAGGAGCTCCACTCTTACCTACAGTGTATTTAAAATTAACACTCGAAAATTTATCAATATTCCTACCAGACTTAAAACCGAAATGTCCTATAAATTTAAGCGGAGTTTCTTTAGAAAGTACAGAAGCAGAAAAAACCTTAGATTCCCTAACAAAATCACATGTAAGGTTAATTTTATTAAGACTAACCGCAAGCATAGGCGGCTCGTTTGTAACCTGAAATAACGTATTGGCTATTTGTCCATTCAACTTGTTTCCTTTAAAAGAACAAACAACATACATACCATAGCTTAACTTATAAAGAGCATTTAGATCCATGGTTTCACCTCCTCTCAAAGAGATTATACTGCAAAATCCTCACGCTTTATACCCCTCAAGATCTACGGAGACTCTATTAAAGCCTATCCTTTTGAATTCTTTAACTAAATCCACATATAAATCGGGATTTAAAGCCCTTTTTATTTCATCTTTACCGAACTCAACCCTACAAATATCTGGTTGATCTACCCTAACCCTAACTACCTTAAAGCCTAAGAGTTTAAGATAGGCTTCAGCTTCCTCTACTTTCCTTAAAATTTTAGAATCTATCGCCAAACCCCTGTAAAACCTAGTTGCAAGACAAGTTCCAGGAGGTTGATTCCAAAAAGGCAACTTAAAGTACTTAGAAAGTTCCCTTATCTCTTCCTTAGTTAGCTTAGCTAACTTTAACGGAGAAACTACTTTAAGCTCCTCAAGAGCCTTCAATCCAGGCCTATCCTCACTAAGGTCAGAAAAGTTCGTTCCATCTAAAACTATCAAATTTTTATCCTTTGCCCAATCCAAGAAAAGCTCATACATCGCTTTTTTACAGTAATAACACCTTAACGCAGAGTTATTAGATAGCTCGCTTAAGGAAAGCAAATTAAGTTTTAAACTAACAAGCTTTACTCCCAAAAGCTCAGCATGCTTTCTTACCCTAATTCTCGCTTCTTCAGTTAGGAAGGGAGTATCTGCAAAGAGAGCATAAACCTCATCACAAAACCTCTTTGCAGAAAAAGCCAGAAAAGAGCTATCAATCCCTCCTGACAAAGCGACAGCAACTTTATTGAAACCCCTCAATATCTCTCCAAGATGAAGAAACTTCACAAATTTAAGTATGCCTCTTAAAGCCTTTCCCCTATGACTTACAGCAAGCTTTTCCTCCCTAGACAACTCAGCAAAGGTCTTACCTAAAGGAGTATAAAAAAATATGGGATCATAACCGAAACCAGAACTACCTCTAGGAAAGGTTGTAATGGTTCCCTCTACCTTTCCTTGAGAAACAAACCTCTCCCCCGTAGGAAGAGCTAAAACCATAACACATCTAAACCTAGCAGTTCTATCTTCAAAAGGGACCCCCTCAAGAGCCTTAAGAAGCTTGCTTATCCTTTCCTGATCATCCCTACCATAGCGCGAAGAGTACACGCCTGGAGCGCCATTTAAGGCATCTACCTCTAAAGCGCTATCCTCAACAA
This genomic window from Synergistota bacterium contains:
- a CDS encoding rubredoxin, whose product is MDLNALYKLSYGMYVVCSFKGNKLNGQIANTLFQVTNEPPMLAVSLNKINLTCDFVRESKVFSASVLSKETPLKFIGHFGFKSGRNIDKFSSVNFKYTVGKSGAPIVLENSLAFVEVCVEKEIDMGSHILFIGKLLEAEIIKEGEPMTYDYYHEVKRGGIPKTAPHYIEREIKKVNKYRCLICNYVYDPRLGDPDSGVKPGTPFEDLPEDWFCPICGAGKDQFIKES
- the larE gene encoding ATP-dependent sacrificial sulfur transferase LarE; the protein is MKIVIATTNEGKFKEIKAFLEREINEEIEILSLSDFSEVPEVKESAKTIRGNALLKGKVYSRFLSLPVIVEDSALEVDALNGAPGVYSSRYGRDDQERISKLLKALEGVPFEDRTARFRCVMVLALPTGERFVSQGKVEGTITTFPRGSSGFGYDPIFFYTPLGKTFAELSREEKLAVSHRGKALRGILKFVKFLHLGEILRGFNKVAVALSGGIDSSFLAFSAKRFCDEVYALFADTPFLTEEARIRVRKHAELLGVKLVSLKLNLLSLSELSNNSALRCYYCKKAMYELFLDWAKDKNLIVLDGTNFSDLSEDRPGLKALEELKVVSPLKLAKLTKEEIRELSKYFKLPFWNQPPGTCLATRFYRGLAIDSKILRKVEEAEAYLKLLGFKVVRVRVDQPDICRVEFGKDEIKRALNPDLYVDLVKEFKRIGFNRVSVDLEGYKA
- a CDS encoding potassium channel protein; this translates as MTGKVKSPMYGLLVILGAIITGGTLGYTLIEGWTLFDSLYMTVITITTTGYKEVGELSIAGKVFSMILMFLGIGVFFYTLNTIIPIVIERREERWRNLLKRMENHCIVCGFGRTGHEIAKKLPKENLVIVDNDINKITIARELGLIAIHGDSTEEEVLEMAGVNKAKTLIACTDKDSSNAFTIIIAKDLNPKIHTIAVLRNPSGKSKLKRAGVDLILSPYEDIARKVSIAIQNPELADFIEIASKKESLIIRKIELLKTPLIGKSLEEIDLRKKTGCTVIAIERNGDIFLPNPKTSLKEGDIIYIIGSEGELCNLREILSDSL
- a CDS encoding DNA recombination protein RmuC, with protein sequence MTKQEYILISIVILQIVMLAVFLMIKKEDKVAELEKAFYRLWRDTGFERAIGEIGVHLKQLQEISKFFERALRVPQERGSLGEIALEGILSDQLPPDMFGIRERIFAGKIPDAYIKSTEGIICIDSKFPLDNYIRMKEVTDLRDKEEYKRRFLNDVKMHLSKIEKDYINPEFGTAPYAFVYIPSESIYWFLINEAFDLLREFIKKGVHVVSPLTLSHKVELIKAGVQARRLSERAEKIKEELEALADSFKRLDEKWRIFYDTHLRNLWNKAGEIDISYRELRDRLDRLSKGL
- a CDS encoding HD domain-containing protein, with amino-acid sequence MYLVPKGGIKLPIFKVIFPLSTAVDLVSPAVFNHHIRVAYSAYEIAKVMGLPYQDREAIFLAGALHDIGALSVKERLEALKFESIYSPGIYHHAKNGFKLLKLFEPFYHIARIVKFHHHSWDYGQNQESEGDRIPLESHIIHLADRIDTLFHSDGDVLQQAKSIRERIKDLRGKVFHPEAVDAFMELSYKEYFWFDLSSKHLNNTIYSYIGVSSIFLDDKTLNDLAKLFSHIIDFRSRFTATHSAGVAAVAEKLAELYKFSILEKNLIRVAGYLHDIGKLAVPLSILEVPRKLTEEEYNLIKKHPFYTYRILESIEGFELINAWGALHHEKIDGSGYPFHIKKENIPLGSIIMIFADIYTALTEDRPYRESMDPISALNIMEEMVLEGKLCSDTFEVLKLNLEEIDEHRRIMQKEASYIYESFWSGE